Genomic window (Methyloprofundus sp.):
CCTTTTTGCGCAAATCACCATCACGTTATTGGTGTTGTTGTGCATTAATGTCTCGCTTGCTTTTATTGCTTTACGCTGTTTAGTGATAGATCCAGGTGCCATTCAATTTGCCAATTCTATCGTTAGCCAGTTGCAATTATTGGCAATTGAATTGCGCCACCTTGATGCTCAGCAAGCAAGCCTATGGATAGGGAAAAACCTGCCTGATTCTGGTTACCTTATCCAACAATCTGCTGATGCATTATCTAAACCACCTGCAATACGTTTTTATCAATTATTACAACAACAACTGGCAGCAGGCACACATGAACCCGTAGACATATACTTAAGTCATAACGGTGAACAATCTTTACTATTAATGCAGCAGTCTTGGATGCAAGGTTATTGGTTAGGTATTCCTTTCCAGTCTTATCTACAAAACATTTATAACTTAGTCGCGATTGTCTTTGCTATCATCACATTGCTTAGTATTATTGTTGGCTACTTGATTGCTGTTTATTTGCTAAAACCCTTACAAGAACTCGGTAACTTGGCACAAGGCTTAGCGCAAATGGATGGCGAGTTACCCAAAGTATCGAGTACGGGGCCAAAAGAGGTGCGCCAAGTGAGTAACTTAATTACCGAGGCTGCCACACAAATGCGTCAGTTAGGGCAAGATCGCGAACTCATGCTGGCTGGTGTGTCACATGATCTCAGAACACCGCTTGCCAGACTGCGTATTGCTATTGAATGGATGCAGGATGCAGAATTGCGCTTGGATATGCAACATGATATTGAAGAAATGGATGCAATTATTGCAGGCTTTATTGACTATACCAAGGCGGGCCAAAATGAACGTGCCCAAAATGTTGATATTGCTGATTTTCTACAGCAGTTAGTGAATGATTTTTATCGGCAAGGTTATGCAATCGAATTATTGGCTAATATGGATGTGCAAATAGCAATACGCCCCGTTGCGATTAATCGTTTATTAAGTAATTTGCTAGGTAATGCCTTTAAGCATGGTAAGGCACCTGTACAAATAAGAGCTTATATACAGCAAGGGCAATTACAAATATGGATAGAGGACTGTGGCGTAGGCATTGCTATTGAGAAAATTAATGCATTACTTGAGCCCTTTCGCCAAGGCAATATCGCGCGTAATACAGAGGGAGCTGGGTTGGGTCTGGCAATTGCAGTGCGTATTGCGCACCTACATCACGCAGAATTATTGATCAAAAATAAGCCTGAAGGAGGGTTGCAAGTTGGTTTGATTTTTTCGGAGAGTTTAAATTAAGCGGTGAAAAGCATAGGATGAGCTGAGGAACGAAGTGCATCTTTTGGTGATGACTGTGTGCTTCCTATCGTTAGCAGATCCTATTAATTTTCTTATAATAGTAATGTATAAGTTTACACATTGGATAATTAATTATCTCCACGCCCCTTAATTAAGTTAAGCAGTAACCATATTTATCCTTTAATTGGGTTCAGCAGCCCAGTATTTATTTGCTTAAAGGGATATGCTGACAGTCAATCAGAAAGCATTATCAAAATTAATCACATTAAATTTGCAGTGTCATGAAACGAAACATATATTTCTCTTTTATTATTCTCATTCTTCTCATATTGACGGGATGTAAAACTGCGACTGTTTACAATATTACTGATACTCAATTTTTGAATGAACAAAATTCGACACTAAACGAAGTGAGTTCTGCCGTGTTGGCCGCATGCAAAAAAACAAAGTGGCATGCAAAAGTATTACAACCAGGCAAAATTATGGCAACCTACTCACATAGGAGTAATAAATTTAGTGCTGCTGTCATTATTGATTATGATCATGATTCTTATGCCATTCATTATCTGCGTAGTCGCAATCTAAAATATAAGCTGGTTCCAACTAAGGACGCTGGAAAGTATGAGGGAGTGGCACAGAAAGCGAGCATACATAAATCTTATAATGTCTGGGTGAAAAGGTTGGCAAAAAGTATCAATAAGGAAATTTCTTTATTGCATACGCAGCAGTATAGCGATGCGGCGGCAGTCGTTTCAGTGAGCAATTATAAAGTTAGCTCAAATCCTGTCAGAGCTACAGTTAAAACACAAAGTATTTGCTCTATCAAAGAACCAAGTATCATGGTTTCGGGGCGGGGATATATTAAGAGTTCTAGGGCTAATCTGCGTACTGGTGCAGGTACGCAATGTTCTATTGTAGGTGCTGTATCACAAGGAACCCCGATTTCTTTGCTTGGCAAAGCAGGCGGCTGGTTTTATATTCAATTACAAGAAGGGGATAACGCCTGGGTTTATAGTTCTTTGGTGACATTGGATGATGGTGCCTCTTTCGCAGATACTGCCGACAATGTACCGTTACCTCCTACTCCACCATCGAAAAGAGTGTCTATTGCAGTCATTGAATTTAAAACGCTGAATAAACAAGCGCAAGAAATATCATTGGGTGAGCTTATTTCGGAAACCTTTACCTCTGCTTTGGTTAATTCCAATAATTTTAAGATTATTGAACGTGAACAATTGGATAAAGTTGTCAAAGAAATGGAGATGACGCAAACAGGCTTTATCGAAACAACGGATGCGGTGGAGATAGGAAAAATGCTGCAGGCTGATGCCATTATTACTGGTAGTGTGGCGTTATTAAAAAACCAAATTCAATTAAATGCACGTATTATTGAAATAGAAAGTGCTTATGTTATTGGAGCTGAATCAGCCACGACCCAATACTCGTTAGATAGAATTAATCAGGCTATTAATAATATTGTGTATAGTCTGTCACGTAAATTCATAGCTGCCAATGAATCAAAATAATAGTTTTGCATAGCTTAATGGTGATGAGCAAGGATTCATTATTTTGATCTGAGCTGGGCGAGGTTTTTGTCCCGTTCAGCTCAGGAAATTGATACTAGCTTTTGATTCGGGGAAACTTGAGCGTTAGTTTTGTTGCGAGTGTTTTTTGCGTTTGAAAAAGGTTGTTAACCCTAAGCCAGTTAGCAAAAATGCCGAAGGTGCTGGAACAGAAAGGGGAGCTAAGTCGCCTACCACAGTAAAATTAGTGCCATCAGAATTATCATTTGATAGGTTTGGGTCAATC
Coding sequences:
- a CDS encoding two-component system, OmpR family, osmolarity sensor histidine kinase EnvZ; its protein translation is MRFLPQSLFAQITITLLVLLCINVSLAFIALRCLVIDPGAIQFANSIVSQLQLLAIELRHLDAQQASLWIGKNLPDSGYLIQQSADALSKPPAIRFYQLLQQQLAAGTHEPVDIYLSHNGEQSLLLMQQSWMQGYWLGIPFQSYLQNIYNLVAIVFAIITLLSIIVGYLIAVYLLKPLQELGNLAQGLAQMDGELPKVSSTGPKEVRQVSNLITEAATQMRQLGQDRELMLAGVSHDLRTPLARLRIAIEWMQDAELRLDMQHDIEEMDAIIAGFIDYTKAGQNERAQNVDIADFLQQLVNDFYRQGYAIELLANMDVQIAIRPVAINRLLSNLLGNAFKHGKAPVQIRAYIQQGQLQIWIEDCGVGIAIEKINALLEPFRQGNIARNTEGAGLGLAIAVRIAHLHHAELLIKNKPEGGLQVGLIFSESLN